The nucleotide sequence CGGGGTCCGGCGGTTGGCCGATGTCGCCGAGCAGGCCGATCGTCAGCGACCCGTCGGTGGGGGCCGCGATGGCCGCTGACGAGGTGGACGTCGAGGACTTGGACGAACACCCGGCCAGCACGAGCAACGGGACGGCCGCGAGGACGGCCGCCCTTCGGAATCTGCGGGTACTGGATGATCTGGTGTTGCTCATCTGCGGGCTCCTGGGGGTGAGGGTGGAACTGTCGGAGGCGGAACGGATTTCAGGCATTGAGCCGCGGGTCGGCCAGTGCCTGCAGGATGTCGACGACGGCGTTGACGAGGATGTAGAACGCGCCGAGCACCAGGGTGACGGCGGCGATCGCCGGGAAGTCCGACACGGGGATGCTGGCGGCGAGGTAGTTGCCGATCCCGGGCCAGCTGAAGATCTGCTCCACCACGACGGTTCCGGCGAACATGAAGCCGAGTTGCAGACCGCCCATCGAGAGACCCGGACCGATCGCGTTGCGGGCGACATGCTTGCGCAGCACCGAGATCTCGCGGAGTCCCTTGGCACGTGCGGTCCGCACGTGATCGGCGGTCAGGGTGGCCTGCAGGCTGGACCGCAGGACCCGACCGATGGCCACCGACGGGGCGATGGCCAGCACCAGCGCCGGCATGACCAGGTGCGAGAACGCAGAGCCGAACTGGGCGAAGTCGCCGTGCAGCAGGCTGTCCAGCAACAGGATCCCGGTCGGCGAGCTGGAGTCGGCGCCCTGGCCGGAGGCGGGCAACCAGCCGAGCTGGGAGTAGAACAGCACGATGCCGCCCAGGGCCAGCAGGAATGGCGGCGCAGTCGCGGCCAGCAGCATCACCCCGCGGAACATTCCGGTGCCCGGCCAGCGCAGTCCGCCCGAGAGGGCGAAGACGACGGCCAGCAGGACGGCGATGACGAAGGCGACGGCGACGAGTTCGGCAGTGGCAGGCAGGAAGTCGGCCAGGTCGGAGGTGACCGGACGGTGCGTGCGGTAGGAGACGCCGAGGTCGCCGCGGGCCAGGTTCAGCAGGAACGCGAGGTACCGGACCGGCAGCGCCGAGTCCAGCCCGAGTTCGTGCCGCTTCGCGGCGATGTCCGCGGGCTAGGCGTTGGCGCCCAGGTAGGCCTTGACCGGGTCGCCGGGGGTGATGGTCTCGAGGATGAAGATGATCAGGGTCAGCAGCAGGAGCAGGACGACCGCGGAACCCAGGCGGCGCAACAGGAACTTCTTCAGCATGGCCCGCTACCGCCGTCCGGCGAGCAGCGTGCGGATGGCGTCGCCGCCGAGGTTGGCGATCAGCGAGAGCAGCAGCACCGCGAGGCCCGGGATCACCGGCACCCACCACTGGCTCAGCAGCTGGTCCAGGGCCCTGGCGGTGTCGGCGCCCAGTTCCGGAGCCGGCTCGGCCTGCCCGAGCCCGATGAACGACAGACCGGCCAGCAGCAGCACCACGTTCCCGACGTCCAGGCTGGCGGCCACGATCGCCGTCGGTACCACGCCGGGCAGGATGTGCCGGAAGACGAGCCGGAAGCGCCCGACACCGGCCAGGCGTGCGGCCTCGACGTGCGGCCTGGCGGCCAGCGACCGCACCTCGCCTCGGATGATCCTGGCGTAGTAGGGCCACCAGACGACGGCGATGCCGATCAGCGTGTTGGTCAGGTTTGCTCCCAGCGCCGCGGCGATCGCGATGGCCACCAGCGTCCCGGGCAGGGCGAGAAACAGGTCGGTGAAACGCATCAGCAGCGAATCGACGATCCCGCCGGACACCCCGGCCAGCACGCCGATCACGCCGCCGATGATGAGGCCCGACAACACCACCGCGAGGGCGGCGAACCAGCTGGTCTGGATGCCCCAGAGGGTCCGGCTGAGCAGATCGCGTCCGATCGCGTCGGTACCGAGCAGATGGCCGGCCGAACCCGGCGGCAGGTTGAGATCCCCGATCGGCTGGATCGGGTCGTAGGGCGACAGCAGCCGGGCGAAGATCGCGACGAGGGTGACCAGGCCCAGCAGTGCGACCAGAGCGACATTGACGCCGGTGCCGGCCCTGGCGCCGAAGTTGCTGCCGCGCAGACCGAACCGTCTGGTGATCTCCGTGGTGGTCGTCATCTGGGCGCCCCGATCTCCGGAACCGCGGCGAGCAACGACCGGGTGTAGGGATGGCTCGGAGACCCGATCACGTCGGCAGCGGTGCCGGATTCGACCACCACGCCCTGGGTCATCACCACGATGCGCTCGCCCATCAGCCGGGCCACCGCCAGGTCGTGGGTCACGAACAGCACCGTCACGCTCAGCCGGGCACGCAGTTCCCGGATCAGGTTCAGGACGGTCGCGGCCAGCGAGGCGTCCAGTGCACTGGTCGGTTCGTCGCACAGCAGGACGGCCGGCGGGATGATGGTGGCGCGGACCAGTGCGACCCGTTGGCGTTGCCCGCCGGACAGTTCCGGTGGACGCACGCGGGCCACCTCGGCGGGCAGCCCGATTCGTTCCAGAGCCTCGGCGACCCGCGCATCCGCGGCCGTCCGGCCGAGTCTGAGCGGGCGCAGTCGTTCTCGGAGCAGTTCTCCGACGGTGAGCCACGGGGTGAGCGAGGAACCCGCGTCCTGGTAGACCATCTGGGCGCCGCCCGGCCCGATCGTCACGGTGCCGCCGGTCGGGAGCAGAATGCCGGCGATGACACGCAGCAGGGTGGACTTGCCGGATCCGCTCTCCCCGACGATGGAGACGGCTTCCCCCGCTGCCACGGTCAGGTCCACACCGTCCAGCGCGACCATCGGCTGCGCCCTCCTGGCCCCCGACTTGGGCCGGAAAACCACCCGGAGGCCCGAGATCTGGACGGCCGGTGCGGCTTTCGCGATGACGACACCCTCGGCGTGCGGAACCGGTGGTTCGTGCCCGGTGGCCAGTTGCCGGACCTCGTCCTCGGCGCGCCAGCAGGCCCGCAGGTGTCCGCCTGCACCCGGTACTCCCAGTACCGTCGTCAGCGGCGGCGCCTCGGTGGCGCAACGCTCCAGTGCCACCGGGCAACGCGAGTGGTAGGCGCAGCCGTCCGGACGGACCGCCGCACCGGCCGGCTCCGGCCGCATCGTGGCCAGTACCTCGTCCCTCGGAGTGTCCAGCGAGAGCCGCGACCGGAGCAGTCCGACCGTATAGGGATGCGCCGGCCTCGTGAGGACCGTTCGGGTCGGGCCGATCTCGGCCAGCCGCCCGGCGTAGAGCACCGCGATCCGGTCGGCGATCTGGGCGGCCACGGCGAGGTCGTGGGTGATGAACAGGACGCTGCACCCCAGTTCGTCCCTGAGCCCCCGCAGCATGTCCAGGAGCTGCGCCTGGACGGTGACGTCGAGCGCGGTGGTCGGCTCGTCCGCGATGATCAGAGATGGTCGACCGGACACCGCGATGGCGGCCATCACCCGCTGCCGCAGGCCGCCGGAGAGCTCGTGCGGGAACACCCGGATCCGCTGTTCGGGGTGGCTGACCCCGACCTCGGCGAGCAGCCGGACGGCTTCGGCTTCATCACCGTGCATCTCGATGATCTGCCGGCCCACCCGCATCGTCGGGTTCAGCGACGTCATCGGGTCCTGGAAGATCACCCCGAGGTGCTGCCGGCGAACGGCCCGGATCGCAGACGCGCTGCCGTGCACCATGTCCGTGCCGGCGATGCGGATGGCGCCCCGGACCTGAGGCTGCGACCGCGGCGGCAGCAGACCCATCATCGCCAGGCCCAGCACACTCTTGCCGGAGCCGGATTCGCCGACCAGTCCAAGGATCTCACCTCGACCGATCTGCAGATCCAGATTTCGCAGCACCTGCGACGCCTGCCCGCGGCGGGTCAGCGTGATGGTCAGATTCTCGATGACGGCGACCGGAGTCGCCGCTGTGCCCGTCACCGGGTCGCCCCGAGCGCGGCGTAGATGTGCCGGGGCTGGGTGAGCCAGACGTCGCTGCTGCGGCTGGTGATGTATTCCAGGGCCCTGGTCAGCTGACGCAGGCGGAACGGCGCACCGGAGATGAACGAGTGCACCACGATGCTCATCACCAGGGGCTGCTCCTGCGCGGCGAGCAGCAACTCGGAGAACTCGTCGATGATCATGTCGGCGAACTCGGAGGCGGACACGCCGCGTCCGACGATGGAGGAGCTGTCGTTGAGTTCCAGTGCGTAGGGCATCGCCAACAGTTCACCGCGCCGGGTGTTCAGCCGTACCGGCCGGTCGTCGAGACGAAGATCCAGTACATATCGATAGCCGTTGTTCACCAGCAGTTCCGGTGTGTCGGCGGTCTGGGTCAGCCACGGGCTCGACCAGCCAAGGGGCGGCGTTCCCTCCTCCCGTTCGATTCGCTCGGCGACGGCCCTCAGGTACCGGCTCTCGTGCTCCGCGTCGAGTCCGGCCAGCG is from Nakamurella sp. PAMC28650 and encodes:
- a CDS encoding polysaccharide deacetylase family protein translates to MTDLQTPVIGHGRWDFTPLPTGGPCWPGGKRLAVYVALGLEDYRFGQGETEDLLPGVPPPDLVNASWRDYGNRVGAYRLIDRLQSLGISPAILLNTALYDSAPELLSVARKAGAEIIGHGISNSDSLAGLDAEHESRYLRAVAERIEREEGTPPLGWSSPWLTQTADTPELLVNNGYRYVLDLRLDDRPVRLNTRRGELLAMPYALELNDSSSIVGRGVSASEFADMIIDEFSELLLAAQEQPLVMSIVVHSFISGAPFRLRQLTRALEYITSRSSDVWLTQPRHIYAALGATR
- a CDS encoding ABC transporter ATP-binding protein; amino-acid sequence: MTGTAATPVAVIENLTITLTRRGQASQVLRNLDLQIGRGEILGLVGESGSGKSVLGLAMMGLLPPRSQPQVRGAIRIAGTDMVHGSASAIRAVRRQHLGVIFQDPMTSLNPTMRVGRQIIEMHGDEAEAVRLLAEVGVSHPEQRIRVFPHELSGGLRQRVMAAIAVSGRPSLIIADEPTTALDVTVQAQLLDMLRGLRDELGCSVLFITHDLAVAAQIADRIAVLYAGRLAEIGPTRTVLTRPAHPYTVGLLRSRLSLDTPRDEVLATMRPEPAGAAVRPDGCAYHSRCPVALERCATEAPPLTTVLGVPGAGGHLRACWRAEDEVRQLATGHEPPVPHAEGVVIAKAAPAVQISGLRVVFRPKSGARRAQPMVALDGVDLTVAAGEAVSIVGESGSGKSTLLRVIAGILLPTGGTVTIGPGGAQMVYQDAGSSLTPWLTVGELLRERLRPLRLGRTAADARVAEALERIGLPAEVARVRPPELSGGQRQRVALVRATIIPPAVLLCDEPTSALDASLAATVLNLIRELRARLSVTVLFVTHDLAVARLMGERIVVMTQGVVVESGTAADVIGSPSHPYTRSLLAAVPEIGAPR
- a CDS encoding ABC transporter permease codes for the protein MFRGVMLLAATAPPFLLALGGIVLFYSQLGWLPASGQGADSSSPTGILLLDSLLHGDFAQFGSAFSHLVMPALVLAIAPSVAIGRVLRSSLQATLTADHVRTARAKGLREISVLRKHVARNAIGPGLSMGGLQLGFMFAGTVVVEQIFSWPGIGNYLAASIPVSDFPAIAAVTLVLGAFYILVNAVVDILQALADPRLNA
- a CDS encoding ABC transporter permease, with product MTTTTEITRRFGLRGSNFGARAGTGVNVALVALLGLVTLVAIFARLLSPYDPIQPIGDLNLPPGSAGHLLGTDAIGRDLLSRTLWGIQTSWFAALAVVLSGLIIGGVIGVLAGVSGGIVDSLLMRFTDLFLALPGTLVAIAIAAALGANLTNTLIGIAVVWWPYYARIIRGEVRSLAARPHVEAARLAGVGRFRLVFRHILPGVVPTAIVAASLDVGNVVLLLAGLSFIGLGQAEPAPELGADTARALDQLLSQWWVPVIPGLAVLLLSLIANLGGDAIRTLLAGRR